The Bacteroidales bacterium genome includes the window TGCACCGGTGCATTGAAAAAGAATCTGACGCCCACCCTGTCGGCAAGTGACTTGAGCGCAATGCCGATCTGAAACATGCCCTTCTCCGGAAAATAGGCTCCCAGATTATGTTCCAGGTGAGCGATCACATTCAGTGTTGCAGGGGCTGTATAGGGGTTTGAACCATTATAGGTCGCATAACGGTCAAACAATTGAATGATCCGATCCTCCTGAAACCTTTTTAGATTCGATTGGTGCATGGAAGTGAAGGGTTCCATTTTCCTGCCTTTGCTCAGAAATTTGAAAATATTCTGTGACAGAATGACGTTGAGATCAGGGAATGCGTTGAAAATGAAAACCTGGTTGGTCAGGTCATAAAGATCGCGGGAATGGTTCAGAAAACGGGTGATGTTATGCTTCGGTTCACCGGTGTTCAGTTCAACTTCCTGCGCAAAGCGCACGGGATCATTATAGGCAGTGATGACTGTACCGTCCTGCCAAAAATAACGGCACGTAGTTTCCAGTTTTTGACAAGTGAAATAGCGTTCTGCTGGTTCTTCACAGAATGAGAAAAGGTTTTCGAGCAGATGAGGTAAGGTGAACAGGGAAGGACCTGTATCAAACCGATAATCGCCCAACCGTAACTCGGAAAGCTTTCCCCCCGGCTTGTCATTTTTCTCATAGAGGTCGACCACGTTCCCCATCCTTGCACACCGGATGGCGGAAGCCAGGCCGGAAATTCCGGCACCAATGATCGCTATGCGCTTGTCCTTCACTAAAATTTATCTTTTTTGTTCTGTTCCAGTAAACAAATTTAATGATATGTTTGTTACTCCATCTTAAAAAATCAAATGAAAACGGTCCTGATTG containing:
- the crtI gene encoding phytoene desaturase family protein; this translates as MKDKRIAIIGAGISGLASAIRCARMGNVVDLYEKNDKPGGKLSELRLGDYRFDTGPSLFTLPHLLENLFSFCEEPAERYFTCQKLETTCRYFWQDGTVITAYNDPVRFAQEVELNTGEPKHNITRFLNHSRDLYDLTNQVFIFNAFPDLNVILSQNIFKFLSKGRKMEPFTSMHQSNLKRFQEDRIIQLFDRYATYNGSNPYTAPATLNVIAHLEHNLGAYFPEKGMFQIGIALKSLADRVGVRFFFNAPVQSIVLDGKKVKGIVCSDQEVGYDVVVSAIDVHTLYSKLLPRKMAPERLWESERSSSAVIFYWGIRGSFPGLDLHNILFSGDYKEEFEHIFNKKTVYGDPTVYIFISSKKVQDDAPPGCENWFVMVNAPANYGQDWDAHLQQIRTAVLQKIRKMLNRDVEPLIEAEQIADPRTIEGKTASAFGSIYGISSNDPFAAFYRHPNKRKQIRGLYFAGGSVHPGGGIPLCLASAEIVAGMISKSKTY